One Priestia aryabhattai DNA segment encodes these proteins:
- a CDS encoding ABC transporter permease, with protein sequence MVKYIGKRVIYMLLSLFLIVSATFLLMRAAPGGPFSGEKKLPPEIIANLNKFYGLDQPWYIQYVDYLKSVSTWDFGPSFKYKGQTVNDLISSGFPVSFMLGMEAILIALAIGVVLGVFSAMKHNKWQDYAAMVIAVLGISVPSFIMATLLQYTLAMKLDLFPVARWESWAHTVLPALALAATPMAFIARLTRSSMLEVLSNDYMRTAKAKGLSRGAIIIRHAVRNAMLPVVSYLGPLTAGILTGSFIIEKIFGIPGLGLHFVTSITNRDYTVIMGVTVFYSILLLASVLLVDILYGLIDPRIKLSGGKKGA encoded by the coding sequence ATGGTCAAATATATAGGGAAAAGAGTAATCTATATGTTACTATCATTATTTTTAATTGTCTCAGCTACGTTTCTCTTGATGAGAGCCGCACCAGGAGGGCCATTTTCCGGAGAGAAAAAGCTTCCACCAGAGATTATTGCAAATTTAAATAAATTTTATGGTTTAGATCAACCCTGGTATATCCAATATGTAGATTATTTGAAATCTGTAAGTACTTGGGATTTTGGGCCTTCTTTTAAATATAAAGGTCAAACAGTTAACGATTTAATAAGCAGTGGATTTCCGGTTTCATTTATGCTAGGAATGGAAGCTATTTTAATAGCCCTAGCAATTGGGGTTGTTCTTGGTGTCTTCTCAGCCATGAAGCACAATAAATGGCAAGATTATGCTGCGATGGTTATTGCCGTTCTAGGCATTTCTGTACCAAGCTTTATTATGGCAACTCTTCTTCAATACACATTAGCAATGAAGTTAGACCTGTTTCCAGTAGCACGTTGGGAATCGTGGGCTCACACTGTTTTACCCGCATTAGCATTGGCTGCTACGCCTATGGCCTTTATTGCACGACTTACTCGTTCGAGTATGCTTGAAGTATTGAGCAATGACTATATGCGAACTGCTAAAGCAAAAGGGTTAAGTCGAGGGGCTATCATAATAAGACATGCAGTAAGAAATGCTATGTTACCGGTAGTTTCTTATTTAGGACCTTTAACTGCAGGGATTTTAACGGGTAGCTTTATTATTGAAAAGATTTTCGGAATTCCTGGATTGGGATTACATTTCGTTACTAGTATTACAAACCGGGACTACACAGTGATTATGGGAGTTACAGTATTTTATAGCATTCTGCTTCTAGCTTCAGTATTACTTGTAGATATTCTGTATGGTCTGATTGATCCACGCATTAAGTTAAGTGGTGGAAAGAAAGGGGCTTAA
- a CDS encoding ABC transporter permease translates to MQQIPKDMFEPASVNLSEAEKISRPSLSFWKDVGLRFRENKLAMFGVILLILIVFMAIFGPMMTKYDYATNDLVNANKPPSSEHWFGTDDLGRDVFTRTWEGARISLFIGLSAALIDLFIGVVWGSISGYRGGRTDEVMMRFADILYGVPYLLLVILLMVVFDQGLGTMIIAMTLTGWINMARIVRGQVMQLKNQEYVMASQTLGANTNRILFKHLIPNSMGQILVTMTLTIPSAIFTEAFLSYLGLGVPAPLASWGTMASDALPALEYYPWRLFFPATFICLTILAFNVVGDGLRDALDPKLRK, encoded by the coding sequence ATGCAACAGATTCCTAAAGACATGTTTGAACCAGCATCCGTAAATTTAAGTGAAGCAGAAAAGATTTCTAGACCAAGTTTATCTTTTTGGAAAGATGTAGGTTTGAGATTCAGAGAAAATAAATTGGCCATGTTTGGAGTGATCCTCCTAATACTAATTGTCTTTATGGCTATATTTGGACCCATGATGACCAAATATGATTATGCAACTAACGACTTAGTTAATGCTAACAAACCACCTTCATCAGAGCATTGGTTTGGAACAGATGATTTAGGTAGAGATGTATTTACAAGAACATGGGAAGGAGCTCGTATTTCTCTATTCATTGGTTTATCTGCAGCATTAATCGATTTATTTATCGGTGTAGTATGGGGCAGCATCTCCGGTTACCGCGGTGGACGGACAGACGAAGTAATGATGCGATTTGCCGATATCCTATACGGGGTTCCATACTTATTGCTTGTTATTCTATTAATGGTTGTATTTGATCAAGGTTTAGGAACTATGATTATAGCCATGACTCTAACTGGATGGATTAATATGGCTCGTATTGTTCGCGGTCAAGTAATGCAGTTAAAAAATCAAGAATATGTAATGGCTTCACAAACATTAGGCGCAAATACTAACAGAATTTTATTCAAGCATTTAATTCCTAACTCTATGGGTCAAATTTTAGTTACAATGACTTTAACCATTCCTTCAGCAATCTTTACAGAAGCATTTTTAAGTTACTTGGGACTAGGCGTTCCGGCACCGCTTGCAAGCTGGGGAACAATGGCTTCCGATGCTTTACCAGCTTTAGAGTACTATCCATGGAGGTTATTCTTCCCGGCTACGTTTATTTGCTTGACTATACTAGCATTTAATGTAGTAGGTGATGGGTTACGAGACGCGTTAGATCCAAAATTACGTAAGTAA
- a CDS encoding ABC transporter ATP-binding protein — translation MSRLLEVKNLAVSFKTYGGEVQAIRGVNFHLNKGETLAIVGESGSGKSVTSQTIMRLIPMPPGQIKSGEMLFDGIDLAKKTDKEMEAIRGKDIGMIFQDPMTSLNPTMKVGAQIGEVVIKHSKVSKAEAKKRAVELLTLVGIPFPEQRMNQYPHEFSGGMRQRVVIAMALASNPKLLIADEPTTALDVTIQAQILELMKDIQKKTDTSIIFITHDLGVVANVADRVAVMYAGQIVEMGAVDEVFYDPKHPYTWGLLASMPSLDNEAEEELAAIPGTPPDLTNPPKGDAFAARNPYAMKIDFEQEPPMFKISDTHYAKTWLLHPDAPKVEPPASVQRRMRKVDNVYSTPILVAKDGE, via the coding sequence ATGTCACGTTTATTAGAAGTAAAAAATTTAGCTGTATCATTTAAAACATATGGCGGTGAAGTACAAGCCATTCGCGGCGTTAACTTCCACTTAAATAAAGGTGAAACACTAGCCATTGTTGGTGAATCAGGATCTGGTAAAAGTGTAACTTCACAAACGATCATGCGCCTTATTCCGATGCCTCCTGGCCAAATTAAAAGCGGTGAAATGCTGTTTGACGGTATTGATTTAGCTAAGAAAACGGATAAAGAAATGGAAGCCATTCGCGGTAAAGATATCGGTATGATCTTCCAAGATCCGATGACTTCTTTAAATCCGACGATGAAAGTTGGGGCTCAAATTGGTGAAGTTGTAATCAAGCATTCCAAAGTATCTAAAGCAGAAGCGAAAAAACGTGCAGTGGAGTTATTAACGCTTGTAGGTATTCCTTTTCCAGAACAGCGTATGAATCAATATCCGCATGAATTCAGCGGCGGGATGAGACAGCGTGTTGTCATTGCGATGGCTCTTGCTTCTAATCCGAAGCTATTGATCGCTGATGAACCAACAACGGCGCTTGATGTAACAATTCAAGCTCAAATTTTAGAGTTGATGAAAGACATTCAGAAAAAAACGGATACATCTATTATCTTTATTACCCATGATCTTGGTGTAGTAGCGAATGTAGCAGATCGAGTAGCCGTTATGTACGCTGGTCAAATTGTTGAAATGGGCGCAGTGGATGAAGTGTTTTACGATCCAAAACATCCGTATACGTGGGGACTACTAGCTTCTATGCCAAGCTTAGATAATGAGGCAGAAGAAGAGCTGGCTGCTATTCCTGGAACGCCGCCAGATTTAACTAATCCTCCAAAGGGAGATGCATTTGCAGCGCGAAATCCATACGCAATGAAAATTGATTTTGAGCAAGAACCTCCAATGTTCAAAATATCTGATACGCACTATGCGAAAACATGGCTGTTACATCCCGATGCACCAAAAGTAGAGCCGCCTGCTTCAGTTCAGCGTCGCATGCGTAAGGTTGATAATGTATACAGTACACCTATACTCGTAGCGAAGGATGGTGAATAA
- a CDS encoding ABC transporter ATP-binding protein, translated as MTDKLLEIKGLKQHFFTSKGTIKAVDGLTFDIFRGETLGLVGESGCGKSTTGRTIIRLYNATSGEVLFNGENVHGRKSRSELKKFNRKMQMIFQDPYASLNPRMTVADIIAEGIDIHCLAKTRKERMAKVHELLETVGLNKEHANRYPHEFSGGQRQRIGIARALAVEPDFIIADEPISALDVSIQAQVVNLMKKLQRERGLTYLFIAHDLSMVKYISDRIGVMYRGKIVELAPSDELYRNPVHPYTKALLSAIPLPDPDSEKTRQRKIYDPSIHNYNGEEPELREVSPGHYVSCSQAEFATYTT; from the coding sequence ATGACAGATAAATTATTAGAGATTAAAGGCCTAAAGCAACATTTTTTCACAAGCAAAGGAACAATTAAAGCAGTTGATGGTCTGACGTTTGACATCTTCCGCGGAGAGACATTAGGGCTTGTAGGTGAATCCGGTTGCGGAAAGTCAACGACAGGCAGAACGATTATTCGTTTATACAACGCTACTAGCGGTGAGGTACTATTTAATGGCGAAAATGTACATGGTCGCAAATCTCGCTCAGAGCTTAAAAAATTCAATCGTAAAATGCAAATGATTTTCCAAGATCCATATGCGTCGCTTAACCCTCGTATGACCGTAGCAGATATCATAGCAGAAGGCATTGACATTCACTGTTTAGCTAAGACGAGAAAGGAGCGTATGGCAAAGGTTCATGAGCTTCTTGAAACAGTAGGTCTTAACAAAGAACATGCAAATCGCTATCCACATGAGTTTAGTGGTGGCCAGCGTCAGCGTATCGGTATCGCAAGAGCACTGGCAGTAGAACCTGATTTTATCATCGCAGATGAACCAATCTCAGCTTTGGACGTATCTATACAAGCTCAAGTTGTTAACTTAATGAAGAAGTTACAGCGTGAACGTGGACTAACATATTTATTTATCGCCCATGATTTATCAATGGTGAAATACATCAGTGACCGCATCGGCGTTATGTATAGAGGGAAGATTGTAGAGCTTGCACCAAGTGATGAACTTTATCGAAACCCTGTTCATCCATATACAAAAGCGTTGCTTTCAGCTATTCCGCTTCCCGATCCTGACAGTGAAAAAACGCGTCAGCGCAAAATTTATGATCCAAGTATCCATAATTATAATGGTGAAGAACCGGAGCTTAGAGAAGTATCTCCAGGTCACTACGTGTCTTGTTCTCAAGCAGAGTTTGCCACATATACAACATAA
- a CDS encoding GNAT family N-acetyltransferase — protein MNWYEKLSQYFPIEEMKSKKHIETLLQERSDIYHKNEGPHHVLMYVETEQFIFIDYLFVSKDARGQGLGGKLIDELKQHNKPIILEVEPVDYKDSDSAKRLHFYKRADFKHAQTIGYNRRSLATNEINQMEILYWSPTSETEESILNKMKKTYELIHTYKDKEIYGASYQPADQVLKIDKNRKDGDILADL, from the coding sequence ATGAATTGGTATGAAAAACTAAGTCAATATTTTCCCATTGAAGAAATGAAATCAAAGAAGCATATCGAAACGCTTTTACAAGAACGCAGCGATATTTATCATAAAAATGAAGGTCCTCATCACGTATTAATGTACGTGGAAACAGAACAATTTATCTTTATTGATTACCTCTTTGTTTCAAAAGACGCTCGCGGTCAAGGGCTTGGCGGTAAATTAATTGATGAGTTAAAACAGCATAACAAACCAATTATCTTGGAAGTAGAGCCTGTGGACTATAAAGATTCAGACTCAGCAAAACGACTGCATTTTTATAAACGTGCAGACTTTAAGCATGCTCAAACAATCGGCTATAACCGCCGGTCATTAGCTACAAATGAAATTAACCAGATGGAAATTCTATATTGGTCTCCTACCTCTGAAACAGAGGAAAGCATTTTAAATAAAATGAAAAAAACGTACGAGTTAATTCATACGTACAAAGACAAAGAAATATACGGTGCGTCTTATCAGCCGGCAGATCAAGTATTAAAAATTGACAAAAATCGTAAAGACGGCGATATCTTAGCAGATTTATAA
- a CDS encoding amino acid permease, with the protein MQGNTQGNTQEKELSRGLEERHISLMSLGAAIGVGLFLGSASAIRLAGPGILIMYGISGLIMFFIMRALGEMAVQNPVAGSFSKYANDYLGPLAGYLTGWNYWFMWIITCMAEITAVGVYMEFWFPGVPQWIWALAALVIMTGVNFLAVKAYGELEFWFSLIKVVTIILMIVLGLGMIIFGIGNGGIATGISNLWNHGGFFPNGMKGVLLSLQMVMFAYLGIEMIGVTAGEVKNPEKTLTKAIDNVLWRILIFYIGALFVIMSIYPWPEIGTQGSPFVLTFDKAGIPAAAGIINFVVLTAALSSCNSGIFSTGRMLFNLAQHGEAPKRYANLTKGGVPGAAVIASAVVLLIGVGLNYVVPDKVFTWVTSIATIGAIWTWGIILLSQIRFRRGLSDQQVSDLKYKLPFFPYTSYLSLAFLAGVVVVMGFSSDTRIALIVGPIWFVLLVVVYYSKGFHKR; encoded by the coding sequence ATGCAAGGGAACACGCAAGGGAACACCCAAGAAAAAGAATTAAGCCGTGGACTTGAGGAAAGACATATTAGCTTAATGTCTTTAGGTGCAGCTATCGGAGTTGGACTGTTTTTAGGTTCTGCATCCGCTATTCGGTTAGCGGGTCCTGGTATTCTTATCATGTATGGAATCAGTGGTCTTATTATGTTTTTTATTATGAGAGCGCTAGGTGAAATGGCAGTGCAAAATCCAGTAGCCGGTTCTTTTAGTAAGTATGCTAATGATTATTTAGGGCCACTCGCTGGTTACTTAACAGGCTGGAACTACTGGTTTATGTGGATTATTACATGTATGGCTGAAATTACGGCTGTTGGAGTATATATGGAGTTTTGGTTCCCGGGGGTACCTCAGTGGATATGGGCACTTGCAGCACTCGTTATTATGACAGGGGTTAACTTTTTAGCTGTAAAAGCATATGGTGAACTAGAGTTTTGGTTTTCTCTTATTAAAGTAGTAACGATTATTCTTATGATTGTGCTTGGACTAGGTATGATTATCTTTGGAATTGGAAATGGCGGTATTGCAACAGGGATCAGTAATTTATGGAATCACGGGGGCTTTTTCCCGAATGGTATGAAAGGTGTTCTTTTATCACTTCAAATGGTTATGTTTGCTTACCTTGGTATTGAAATGATTGGAGTAACAGCAGGAGAGGTAAAAAATCCTGAAAAGACCTTAACAAAAGCAATTGATAATGTACTGTGGAGAATTTTGATTTTTTACATCGGAGCTTTGTTTGTTATTATGTCTATTTATCCTTGGCCAGAGATCGGAACACAAGGAAGCCCATTTGTTTTAACATTTGATAAAGCTGGAATTCCCGCTGCGGCAGGGATTATAAACTTTGTAGTGTTAACAGCGGCTTTATCTTCTTGTAACAGTGGAATTTTTAGTACAGGTCGTATGTTATTTAATTTAGCTCAGCACGGGGAAGCCCCAAAACGCTATGCCAACTTAACAAAAGGCGGCGTGCCTGGTGCAGCAGTTATAGCTTCAGCTGTTGTACTGCTAATCGGAGTTGGCTTAAACTATGTTGTTCCTGATAAGGTGTTCACGTGGGTGACGAGTATTGCCACTATTGGAGCGATTTGGACATGGGGAATTATTTTACTTTCTCAAATTCGCTTCCGCAGAGGATTAAGCGATCAGCAAGTAAGTGATTTAAAATATAAGCTTCCGTTTTTCCCATATACGTCGTATCTCTCTCTTGCTTTCTTAGCGGGAGTAGTAGTGGTGATGGGTTTTTCCTCTGATACAAGAATAGCGCTTATTGTAGGTCCGATATGGTTTGTTTTGTTGGTTGTTGTCTATTATTCAAAAGGTTTTCATAAAAGATAA
- a CDS encoding amino acid permease, with protein MKDKKWGLWFLTAFVVGNMVGGGVFMLPSNLANVSSPIGSTLAWIATGLGVFMIALVFGNLVMRKPELKGGPQSYAANLFSSPKAGKVAGYSMAWGYWAANWAATASVIISFAGYLTTFFPVMESKDILFSVGDFQLEAGKFITFLVCSVVLWGIQAILQRDINSAGNINFITTAAKIIGFGLFIVVALSLFSASNLVSTEFVNSKGINVGLGSQVNGAAIATLWAFIGIESAVLLSNRAKSQKVVKKATLLGLLISMVIYVGITLLAMGILSTAQLQQSQKPLVDTLEMVIGHKGAYVMAILALISLLGSTVGWIVVSAEVPYQAAKSGLFPQWFAKTNQNNSPARSLTLTNGLTQLFLFATISGTVSQAYNFAIVVATLAYLVPYFVTTVYQLKLIVTGETYDIIKGSRVKDGIIASLALIYSLWVIKTGTADLKTFFLGIGLFVIGLLLYPILMRRGKSTSAIK; from the coding sequence ATGAAAGATAAAAAATGGGGCCTTTGGTTTTTAACAGCCTTTGTAGTTGGTAATATGGTAGGCGGCGGAGTGTTTATGCTTCCTTCTAATTTAGCAAACGTATCAAGTCCAATCGGTTCAACACTTGCTTGGATTGCAACAGGTCTTGGCGTGTTCATGATTGCTCTTGTGTTCGGGAACTTAGTCATGAGAAAGCCTGAATTAAAAGGAGGACCTCAAAGTTATGCAGCGAACCTTTTTTCATCGCCTAAAGCAGGTAAAGTAGCAGGGTATAGCATGGCTTGGGGTTACTGGGCAGCAAATTGGGCTGCAACAGCATCTGTCATCATATCGTTTGCGGGATATTTAACAACGTTCTTTCCAGTAATGGAGAGTAAGGATATTTTATTTTCAGTCGGAGATTTTCAATTAGAAGCTGGAAAATTTATTACGTTTTTAGTATGTTCTGTTGTACTATGGGGAATTCAAGCTATTTTGCAGCGAGATATCAATAGCGCCGGTAATATTAACTTTATCACAACGGCAGCTAAAATTATTGGATTCGGTTTATTTATTGTTGTGGCGCTGTCGCTATTTAGCGCATCCAACCTAGTCAGTACAGAATTTGTTAATTCAAAGGGTATAAATGTAGGATTAGGAAGTCAGGTCAATGGCGCAGCCATTGCTACGCTGTGGGCGTTTATCGGAATTGAATCAGCTGTACTGTTATCTAACCGTGCAAAATCACAAAAAGTAGTAAAGAAAGCAACGCTGCTTGGATTATTAATCTCAATGGTTATCTATGTAGGAATTACGCTTCTAGCTATGGGGATTCTTTCAACAGCTCAGCTTCAGCAGTCTCAAAAGCCTTTAGTAGATACGTTAGAAATGGTTATTGGACATAAAGGTGCTTACGTAATGGCCATTTTAGCACTTATATCTTTATTAGGTTCTACTGTTGGATGGATTGTTGTTAGTGCAGAAGTTCCTTATCAAGCAGCAAAATCAGGGTTGTTTCCACAGTGGTTTGCTAAAACGAATCAGAACAATAGTCCAGCCCGCTCACTAACATTAACAAATGGCTTAACACAGTTGTTTCTGTTTGCGACTATTTCGGGTACAGTTTCGCAAGCCTATAATTTCGCTATCGTTGTAGCTACTCTCGCTTATTTAGTTCCTTATTTCGTGACGACAGTTTATCAATTAAAGCTTATTGTGACGGGTGAGACGTACGATATAATTAAAGGATCGCGAGTAAAAGACGGAATTATTGCCTCGTTAGCACTTATTTATTCGCTTTGGGTGATTAAGACAGGGACAGCTGATTTAAAAACATTTTTCCTAGGTATTGGCTTATTTGTAATCGGGCTGTTACTGTATCCTATTTTAATGAGACGAGGAAAAAGCACATCAGCTATTAAATAA
- the spxA gene encoding transcriptional regulator SpxA: MVTLYTSPSCTSCRKAKAWLEENDIGYTERNIFSEPLSIDEIKEILRMTEDGTDEIISTRSKTFQKLDVQVDAMPLQDLYELIQQNPGLLRRPIIIDEKRLQVGYNEDEIRRFLPRKVRTFQLREAQRLVNG, from the coding sequence ATGGTTACATTATATACATCACCAAGTTGTACATCTTGTCGTAAAGCGAAAGCTTGGTTAGAGGAAAATGATATTGGATATACAGAGCGTAATATCTTTTCAGAGCCGTTATCAATCGATGAGATTAAAGAAATTTTACGTATGACAGAAGATGGAACAGATGAAATCATTTCAACACGTTCGAAAACTTTCCAAAAACTAGACGTTCAGGTAGATGCTATGCCTTTACAAGATTTGTATGAATTAATTCAGCAAAATCCTGGCTTATTGCGCCGCCCAATTATCATTGATGAAAAACGTCTACAAGTTGGTTATAATGAAGACGAAATCCGTCGTTTCTTACCACGTAAAGTGCGTACTTTCCAACTTCGCGAAGCTCAAAGACTTGTGAATGGTTAA
- a CDS encoding LysR family transcriptional regulator has translation MELLQLKYFQVVARLEHISKAAEELYVSQPALSKTISQLEKELGIRLFDRNGKYIKLNRYGKAFCAKVELALKTLEDAKHELKDMSNDPSEEIRLVVLASSHLLPELLSRFREQYPQVRFRLMQHLTNSNSQPDFDLCISAFPLTTRQIEHTPLLRESILLAVPLDHHLAKQSHVKLNELKNEKFIVLKKGKELRKITDVICKEQNFVPQITFESDDPATVRGLIRAKQGIGFIPEVTWGGSTGKDVKLLKIEGETFERTIFLAWNNGGYVTDLQQIFRQFVIDYFKYLPSGMSHEYI, from the coding sequence TTGGAGCTTTTACAGCTAAAATATTTCCAAGTAGTTGCTAGACTAGAACATATCAGCAAAGCGGCCGAAGAGCTATACGTATCTCAGCCTGCGCTCAGCAAAACGATTTCACAGTTGGAAAAAGAGCTAGGTATTCGTTTGTTTGATAGAAACGGTAAATACATTAAATTAAATCGGTATGGTAAAGCATTCTGTGCCAAAGTAGAACTTGCTTTAAAAACATTGGAAGATGCAAAGCACGAGCTAAAGGATATGTCGAACGATCCATCTGAAGAAATTCGTCTTGTTGTATTAGCTAGTTCACATTTACTTCCAGAGCTATTAAGCAGGTTTCGTGAGCAATATCCTCAGGTGCGGTTTCGGTTGATGCAGCATTTGACTAATTCCAATTCACAGCCTGATTTTGATTTATGTATTTCAGCTTTTCCATTAACAACCCGTCAGATCGAACATACTCCTTTGCTTCGTGAATCGATTTTGCTTGCAGTGCCTCTTGATCATCATTTAGCCAAGCAATCGCATGTAAAGTTAAATGAACTTAAAAATGAAAAATTTATTGTGCTAAAGAAAGGGAAAGAGCTAAGAAAAATAACGGATGTGATTTGTAAGGAACAGAATTTTGTGCCTCAAATTACGTTTGAAAGCGATGATCCAGCAACAGTGAGAGGCTTGATTAGAGCGAAGCAAGGAATAGGTTTTATTCCTGAAGTGACTTGGGGGGGTTCTACAGGAAAAGATGTAAAACTGCTGAAAATTGAAGGGGAAACATTTGAACGTACTATCTTTTTGGCTTGGAACAACGGCGGCTACGTGACGGATTTACAACAAATCTTCAGACAGTTTGTGATTGATTATTTTAAATATTTACCCTCCGGTATGTCTCATGAATACATATAA
- the madL gene encoding malonate transporter subunit MadL produces MIIFGVALLSICMLIGVIVGDALGGLMGVEANVGGVGVSMFLLVLAVDYLKKKNKLQVKSEEGIAFWGGIYIPIVVAMSAQQNVVAALDGGGMAILAGVVVVVVGFLSIPFISRIGEKAKVNEQEIELSILPKEQIK; encoded by the coding sequence ATGATAATCTTCGGTGTAGCATTGCTGTCTATTTGCATGTTGATAGGAGTAATTGTAGGGGACGCATTAGGAGGGCTGATGGGAGTAGAAGCCAACGTTGGAGGAGTAGGGGTATCCATGTTTCTTCTTGTACTAGCAGTGGATTATTTAAAGAAGAAAAATAAGCTCCAAGTAAAATCCGAAGAAGGCATTGCTTTTTGGGGAGGCATTTATATTCCTATCGTGGTAGCAATGTCTGCGCAGCAAAATGTTGTAGCTGCTCTAGATGGAGGAGGCATGGCGATTCTTGCAGGGGTAGTAGTAGTCGTAGTAGGCTTTCTATCCATACCATTTATCAGCAGAATAGGAGAGAAAGCGAAGGTGAACGAACAAGAAATAGAGCTTTCTATTTTACCTAAGGAGCAGATAAAATGA
- the madM gene encoding malonate transporter subunit MadM, translated as MINMIKEGLENNGLITAFAVIGIVMYIAYFLSDKLTKGRVHGSAIAIMFGLILAYIGGVNTGGEKGISDIQLFSGIGLMGGGMLRDFAIIATAFGANFSEVKKTGIGGITALFFGIFYSFVIGIIIALCFGYRDSVALTTIGGGAVTYIVGPVSGTAIGASSDIIALSIAVGLIKSISVMILTPIFAKKIKLNNPRTAMIYGGVMGTTSGVAAGLAATDVKLVPYGAMTATFYTGLGCLLVPSILFLLTEIIF; from the coding sequence ATGATAAATATGATCAAAGAAGGATTAGAAAATAACGGGCTGATTACGGCATTTGCTGTTATTGGGATTGTCATGTATATTGCTTATTTTTTATCAGATAAATTAACAAAAGGAAGAGTTCACGGATCTGCTATTGCTATTATGTTTGGATTAATTCTTGCTTATATCGGTGGAGTGAACACAGGAGGAGAGAAAGGAATTTCTGATATACAGTTATTTTCAGGAATTGGTTTAATGGGCGGAGGGATGCTGCGAGATTTTGCCATTATTGCTACTGCGTTCGGCGCCAATTTTAGCGAAGTGAAAAAAACGGGAATCGGCGGAATTACGGCTTTGTTTTTTGGGATTTTCTATTCCTTCGTAATAGGTATAATTATTGCTCTTTGTTTCGGATACAGAGATTCCGTTGCTTTGACCACAATCGGAGGAGGGGCCGTGACCTATATTGTGGGGCCGGTTTCTGGAACTGCGATTGGAGCCTCTTCTGATATTATCGCGTTGAGTATAGCTGTAGGATTAATTAAATCCATTTCAGTTATGATTTTGACCCCGATATTTGCTAAGAAAATCAAATTAAACAACCCTCGTACAGCTATGATATATGGAGGAGTTATGGGGACGACGAGCGGTGTAGCAGCTGGTTTAGCCGCGACAGATGTAAAACTTGTACCCTACGGAGCCATGACAGCTACATTTTATACAGGTCTTGGTTGCTTACTTGTACCATCTATTCTTTTTTTACTCACAGAGATTATTTTTTAA
- a CDS encoding TerC family protein has product MDLELITSILLIIGIDIVLGGDNAIVIALASRNLPEYQRNKAIFLGTGLAVVVRIVLTILAVYLLTIPYLQLIGGFLLVIIAFKLLVSEGDDASSIRAGVTLGAAVRTIVFADIVMGLDNVIAVAGAAHGNIILVVIGLLVSVPIIVWGSKLILYLMERFPLLVYGGAAILAYTAGNMIGHEKNLHSFFADHTSLGTFIPFITIAVVLISGMVVNSIRSTK; this is encoded by the coding sequence TTGGATTTAGAATTAATAACCTCCATTCTTCTTATTATCGGTATCGATATTGTATTGGGTGGAGACAACGCTATTGTTATTGCCTTAGCAAGCCGCAACTTACCTGAATATCAGCGAAATAAAGCTATTTTTTTAGGGACTGGCTTAGCTGTGGTAGTTCGCATAGTACTTACTATTTTAGCTGTTTATTTACTAACTATTCCTTACTTGCAGCTCATCGGCGGTTTTTTATTAGTGATCATTGCCTTTAAGCTTCTTGTATCAGAAGGTGATGATGCGTCCTCAATCCGTGCAGGTGTGACATTAGGCGCCGCTGTAAGAACGATTGTATTTGCTGATATTGTAATGGGACTAGATAATGTAATAGCTGTAGCAGGCGCAGCTCATGGAAATATTATCTTGGTTGTCATCGGATTACTTGTATCCGTCCCCATCATTGTTTGGGGAAGCAAGCTCATTTTGTATTTGATGGAACGATTTCCCCTGCTTGTTTACGGTGGAGCAGCTATTTTAGCTTATACTGCTGGAAATATGATTGGACATGAAAAGAACTTACATTCATTCTTTGCAGACCATACATCTCTAGGAACATTCATACCTTTTATAACAATTGCTGTTGTGCTGATAAGCGGCATGGTTGTTAATAGCATTCGTTCAACTAAATGA